From one Stigmatopora nigra isolate UIUO_SnigA chromosome 8, RoL_Snig_1.1, whole genome shotgun sequence genomic stretch:
- the fam131ab gene encoding protein FAM131A isoform X2 — protein MRGSMYYFPPGSFRNKHSLHLSPQRSVNVDDTIEMLPKSRRALTIQEIAALARSSLHGISQVVKDHVTKPTAMAQGRVAHLIEWKGWCKPIETPALESDFNSYSDLTEGEQEARFAAGVAEQFAIAEAKLRAWSSVDGDDSNDESYDEDFLPANEPATQSTDVPSYPTYLKDLIHSQLCQHLGLGGPCCDGGGGGDREGGGSGEPSPTAGSPDTLCSSLCSLDEQHPLLRDFSGHCGGHGNAAELAAKILSALQGGEELLLARLQRAGQTGSAGRDCGLRTFGSKGPRGGQDSPAHSMSYSETYLSPGENDDTPCKDYEATLCPPEANGEDYEPQRRISDVASSGIVSLDEDEEGDETVQGESNDH, from the exons GTGAATGTTGACGACACCATTGAAATGTTACCAAAATCAAGGCGAGCTCTGACCATTCAAGAGATTGCTGCATTGGCACGATCCTCCCTGCATG GTATTTCCCAGGTGGTAAAGGACCATGTGACGAAGCCGACAGCCATGGCCCAGGGGAGAGTTGCCCACCTCATCGAGTGGAAAGGATGGTGCAAGCCAATAGAAACACCAGCCCTGGAATCAGACTTTAATTCTTACTCGGATCTTACAGAAGGAGAGCAGGAGGCACGCTTTGCTGCTG gtGTTGCGGAGCAGTTCGCCATCGCCGAGGCTAAACTGAGGGCCTGGTCATCAGTCGATGGAGACGATTCCAATGATGAATCATACGATGAAGACTTTCTGCCTGCGAATGAGCCTGCAACACAGAGCACAG ATGTGCCATCATACCCTACGTACTTAAAGGACTTGATCCATAGCCAGCTTTGTCAACACTTGGGCCTAGGTGGACCCTGCTGTGATGGAGGGGGTGGCGGAGACAGAGAAGGGGGCGGCAGTGGGGAGCCATCCCCTACGGCGGGCTCGCCAGACACTCTTTGCTCCAGTCTGTGCAGCCTGGATGAACAACACCCGCTTCTGCGTGACTTCAGCGGCCACTGCGGCGGCCACGGCAACGCCGCTGAGCTCGCAGCCAAAATTCTGTCGGCTCTGCAGGGAGGGGAGGAGCTTCTGCTGGCTCGACTTCAAAGGGCGGGGCAGACCGGGTCCGCTGGGAGGGACTGCGGCTTGCGTACCTTCGGGAGCAAGGGGCCACGTGGGGGTCAAGACTCTCCCGCGCATTCGATGTCTTACTCTGAGACATATCTGTCCCCCGGGGAGAATGACGACACCCCCTGCAAAGACTACGAGGCTACTTTATGCCCGCCGGAGGCCAATGGGGAGGATTACGAACCACAACGAAGAATTTCTGACGTAGCCTCCTCGGGGATCGTTTCGCTCGATGAGGACGAAGAGGGGGACGAAACAGTTCAGGGCGAGTCAAACGACCATTGA
- the fam131ab gene encoding protein FAM131A isoform X3, with translation MPTQKWDASALKRLCRVNVDDTIEMLPKSRRALTIQEIAALARSSLHGISQVVKDHVTKPTAMAQGRVAHLIEWKGWCKPIETPALESDFNSYSDLTEGEQEARFAAGVAEQFAIAEAKLRAWSSVDGDDSNDESYDEDFLPANEPATQSTDVPSYPTYLKDLIHSQLCQHLGLGGPCCDGGGGGDREGGGSGEPSPTAGSPDTLCSSLCSLDEQHPLLRDFSGHCGGHGNAAELAAKILSALQGGEELLLARLQRAGQTGSAGRDCGLRTFGSKGPRGGQDSPAHSMSYSETYLSPGENDDTPCKDYEATLCPPEANGEDYEPQRRISDVASSGIVSLDEDEEGDETVQGESNDH, from the exons GTGAATGTTGACGACACCATTGAAATGTTACCAAAATCAAGGCGAGCTCTGACCATTCAAGAGATTGCTGCATTGGCACGATCCTCCCTGCATG GTATTTCCCAGGTGGTAAAGGACCATGTGACGAAGCCGACAGCCATGGCCCAGGGGAGAGTTGCCCACCTCATCGAGTGGAAAGGATGGTGCAAGCCAATAGAAACACCAGCCCTGGAATCAGACTTTAATTCTTACTCGGATCTTACAGAAGGAGAGCAGGAGGCACGCTTTGCTGCTG gtGTTGCGGAGCAGTTCGCCATCGCCGAGGCTAAACTGAGGGCCTGGTCATCAGTCGATGGAGACGATTCCAATGATGAATCATACGATGAAGACTTTCTGCCTGCGAATGAGCCTGCAACACAGAGCACAG ATGTGCCATCATACCCTACGTACTTAAAGGACTTGATCCATAGCCAGCTTTGTCAACACTTGGGCCTAGGTGGACCCTGCTGTGATGGAGGGGGTGGCGGAGACAGAGAAGGGGGCGGCAGTGGGGAGCCATCCCCTACGGCGGGCTCGCCAGACACTCTTTGCTCCAGTCTGTGCAGCCTGGATGAACAACACCCGCTTCTGCGTGACTTCAGCGGCCACTGCGGCGGCCACGGCAACGCCGCTGAGCTCGCAGCCAAAATTCTGTCGGCTCTGCAGGGAGGGGAGGAGCTTCTGCTGGCTCGACTTCAAAGGGCGGGGCAGACCGGGTCCGCTGGGAGGGACTGCGGCTTGCGTACCTTCGGGAGCAAGGGGCCACGTGGGGGTCAAGACTCTCCCGCGCATTCGATGTCTTACTCTGAGACATATCTGTCCCCCGGGGAGAATGACGACACCCCCTGCAAAGACTACGAGGCTACTTTATGCCCGCCGGAGGCCAATGGGGAGGATTACGAACCACAACGAAGAATTTCTGACGTAGCCTCCTCGGGGATCGTTTCGCTCGATGAGGACGAAGAGGGGGACGAAACAGTTCAGGGCGAGTCAAACGACCATTGA
- the fam131ab gene encoding protein FAM131A isoform X1, giving the protein MLPETLFFSSCRDGKTRRDTMVLAALTQFSCKVNVDDTIEMLPKSRRALTIQEIAALARSSLHGISQVVKDHVTKPTAMAQGRVAHLIEWKGWCKPIETPALESDFNSYSDLTEGEQEARFAAGVAEQFAIAEAKLRAWSSVDGDDSNDESYDEDFLPANEPATQSTDVPSYPTYLKDLIHSQLCQHLGLGGPCCDGGGGGDREGGGSGEPSPTAGSPDTLCSSLCSLDEQHPLLRDFSGHCGGHGNAAELAAKILSALQGGEELLLARLQRAGQTGSAGRDCGLRTFGSKGPRGGQDSPAHSMSYSETYLSPGENDDTPCKDYEATLCPPEANGEDYEPQRRISDVASSGIVSLDEDEEGDETVQGESNDH; this is encoded by the exons GTGAATGTTGACGACACCATTGAAATGTTACCAAAATCAAGGCGAGCTCTGACCATTCAAGAGATTGCTGCATTGGCACGATCCTCCCTGCATG GTATTTCCCAGGTGGTAAAGGACCATGTGACGAAGCCGACAGCCATGGCCCAGGGGAGAGTTGCCCACCTCATCGAGTGGAAAGGATGGTGCAAGCCAATAGAAACACCAGCCCTGGAATCAGACTTTAATTCTTACTCGGATCTTACAGAAGGAGAGCAGGAGGCACGCTTTGCTGCTG gtGTTGCGGAGCAGTTCGCCATCGCCGAGGCTAAACTGAGGGCCTGGTCATCAGTCGATGGAGACGATTCCAATGATGAATCATACGATGAAGACTTTCTGCCTGCGAATGAGCCTGCAACACAGAGCACAG ATGTGCCATCATACCCTACGTACTTAAAGGACTTGATCCATAGCCAGCTTTGTCAACACTTGGGCCTAGGTGGACCCTGCTGTGATGGAGGGGGTGGCGGAGACAGAGAAGGGGGCGGCAGTGGGGAGCCATCCCCTACGGCGGGCTCGCCAGACACTCTTTGCTCCAGTCTGTGCAGCCTGGATGAACAACACCCGCTTCTGCGTGACTTCAGCGGCCACTGCGGCGGCCACGGCAACGCCGCTGAGCTCGCAGCCAAAATTCTGTCGGCTCTGCAGGGAGGGGAGGAGCTTCTGCTGGCTCGACTTCAAAGGGCGGGGCAGACCGGGTCCGCTGGGAGGGACTGCGGCTTGCGTACCTTCGGGAGCAAGGGGCCACGTGGGGGTCAAGACTCTCCCGCGCATTCGATGTCTTACTCTGAGACATATCTGTCCCCCGGGGAGAATGACGACACCCCCTGCAAAGACTACGAGGCTACTTTATGCCCGCCGGAGGCCAATGGGGAGGATTACGAACCACAACGAAGAATTTCTGACGTAGCCTCCTCGGGGATCGTTTCGCTCGATGAGGACGAAGAGGGGGACGAAACAGTTCAGGGCGAGTCAAACGACCATTGA
- the fam131ab gene encoding protein FAM131A isoform X4, protein MLPKSRRALTIQEIAALARSSLHGISQVVKDHVTKPTAMAQGRVAHLIEWKGWCKPIETPALESDFNSYSDLTEGEQEARFAAGVAEQFAIAEAKLRAWSSVDGDDSNDESYDEDFLPANEPATQSTDVPSYPTYLKDLIHSQLCQHLGLGGPCCDGGGGGDREGGGSGEPSPTAGSPDTLCSSLCSLDEQHPLLRDFSGHCGGHGNAAELAAKILSALQGGEELLLARLQRAGQTGSAGRDCGLRTFGSKGPRGGQDSPAHSMSYSETYLSPGENDDTPCKDYEATLCPPEANGEDYEPQRRISDVASSGIVSLDEDEEGDETVQGESNDH, encoded by the exons ATGTTACCAAAATCAAGGCGAGCTCTGACCATTCAAGAGATTGCTGCATTGGCACGATCCTCCCTGCATG GTATTTCCCAGGTGGTAAAGGACCATGTGACGAAGCCGACAGCCATGGCCCAGGGGAGAGTTGCCCACCTCATCGAGTGGAAAGGATGGTGCAAGCCAATAGAAACACCAGCCCTGGAATCAGACTTTAATTCTTACTCGGATCTTACAGAAGGAGAGCAGGAGGCACGCTTTGCTGCTG gtGTTGCGGAGCAGTTCGCCATCGCCGAGGCTAAACTGAGGGCCTGGTCATCAGTCGATGGAGACGATTCCAATGATGAATCATACGATGAAGACTTTCTGCCTGCGAATGAGCCTGCAACACAGAGCACAG ATGTGCCATCATACCCTACGTACTTAAAGGACTTGATCCATAGCCAGCTTTGTCAACACTTGGGCCTAGGTGGACCCTGCTGTGATGGAGGGGGTGGCGGAGACAGAGAAGGGGGCGGCAGTGGGGAGCCATCCCCTACGGCGGGCTCGCCAGACACTCTTTGCTCCAGTCTGTGCAGCCTGGATGAACAACACCCGCTTCTGCGTGACTTCAGCGGCCACTGCGGCGGCCACGGCAACGCCGCTGAGCTCGCAGCCAAAATTCTGTCGGCTCTGCAGGGAGGGGAGGAGCTTCTGCTGGCTCGACTTCAAAGGGCGGGGCAGACCGGGTCCGCTGGGAGGGACTGCGGCTTGCGTACCTTCGGGAGCAAGGGGCCACGTGGGGGTCAAGACTCTCCCGCGCATTCGATGTCTTACTCTGAGACATATCTGTCCCCCGGGGAGAATGACGACACCCCCTGCAAAGACTACGAGGCTACTTTATGCCCGCCGGAGGCCAATGGGGAGGATTACGAACCACAACGAAGAATTTCTGACGTAGCCTCCTCGGGGATCGTTTCGCTCGATGAGGACGAAGAGGGGGACGAAACAGTTCAGGGCGAGTCAAACGACCATTGA
- the hspb12 gene encoding heat shock protein beta-7, protein MESVTSSSRRSSSSYRYSASSSSFRSEGSRPGSCDSLDDILEPFLDSSDSSSLFCEESHGGPACQQAPFGRNRRSSHGNSAPVGGTMPVSQTNAGGVQLVGDSYYISADVSRFEPHDIVVIAYNHHVVIHAEKVKDDGSVSDTFTHKSLFPKDMNPLSVSGTFNNDGFLVVSVQRANSTDCQNNQAVSTYRSEAYL, encoded by the exons ATGGAATCAGTGACTTCTTCTAGTCGCAGATCCTCCTCGTCATACCGTTACAGCGCATCATCCAGTAGTTTTCGGTCTGAAGGTTCAAGGCCTGGATCATGTGACTCCTTGGATGACATCTTGGAGCCATTTCTTGACTCCTCAGATTCATCCAGTCTTTTTTGTGAAGAGAGTCATGGCGGGCCCGCTTGCCAGCAGGCCCCATTCGGCAGGAACAGAAGATCCTCTCATGGGAACAGTG ctccaGTAGGTGGCACAATGCCAGTTTCTCAGACCAATGCCGGAGGTGTACAACTAGTAGGTGACAGCTACTACATATCTGCTGATGTCAGCCGCTTTGAGCCACATGACATTGTGGTGATAGCGTACAACCACCATGTTGTCATTCACGCTGAAAAG GTCAAAGATGATGGTAGTGTCAGTGACACTTTCACCCATAAATCCCTGTTCCCAAAGGACATGAACCCCCTTTCAGTCAGTGGGACCTTTAACAATGATGGTTTCCTGGTTGTTAGTGTCCAACGGGCCAACTCGACAGATTGCCAAAATAACCAGGCTGTCTCAACTTACCGCAGTGAAGCTTACCTTTGA